GGCGCTGCAGCGCGCCCCCGAgcacctcgtggcggcggcctCTTCCCTGGCCACCTGGAAGAGTCTCCTCTGGCTTGGCTGAGGAGAGAAATCAAGAACTTCGGACGATTTCCTCTTCTTGCCTGAACTTCGGGTCACCTGGAGAAGATGGATAAACAGTGAGAAAAGTTTGAGAAATTGCACAACTGTTGAACAGTCGGAAGAAAGTGTGACGCCTCAGTTACAGACAGAAGTCTGGCAGTGGACAAATTATGAGATTTGGTGGCAATTTGTACAATTCATTCATGGTGGTGCCGACCAACATATTGTATCTATCGTCAGTGTGTGCGTTTGCTTCCTTCAGAGCTTAGGTACAGGTTGAATTACTTCAACTGAGCTACATTTTTCCTCCTTAAAAGCAGCAAATGCTTCAACTGCTTGGTAGCTACATTTGCAGAGAAAAACAGAAAAGCAATGCGCAGGAACACCTCCACTACTCATCAAAAGTAGTGAAATCAAGCTGAGTTGATCCCATCTCAGCCGTGCTAGTTCAAAATTGCCCATCAAGCATGTGGACTTGATATAAGCATTTTCCAGGACTTGATTAAAGTACTGAACTCTGCAAACCTTTTCCCTTCCTTCTAGTCTTTTAGGGCATGGCTATTTCAGCACAAGCTAAAAAAACTCATGTCTACGGCCGGTCTAGTCCTCCCCTTCTACTTCTAAAGGTGCCTAGCAGTGACCATATTCCTAGAGTACCGAAATAACAAGCAGCTTCATGGGTAGTAAGTAGCAAGAAAGAATTCTAAGTAACAACAATGGATATATAATGTGACCAGAAACATCATGAAAGAGTATGAACTATTAACTGTCGAATAAGCGACTCATTTCAGAGATGAAAAGTACCACATTTACATGCTGCAGGAACTAACTGGATGTTGCTTACCTTGTTATCAGCTGCAGGGAACTGCTTGCCATAAGGAGGAGCTGTGGGAGCATCTTGTGGTTGTGGAACCCTCAAGCTAGAAATGTGGAACTCTTTCAACTGGATGCAGTCGGCGAGCCTGATGACAAAGTAATCATTCTTCACAATCTTTGCAATCTTGCCAAGCTTCCATGTGTTATGATCAAACACCTCGGTCACATCTCCAATGATCCATCTGCATCTTGTCTGATGAACAACAGCTGGTTGGTTTGGCCTGAAACCATAGCCCCTCTGCACCGTGACCGGATCGGCCTCCCTAAAACTGTTTTTCAGCTTCATGATTCTACTCCTGCACAATGGGAGGTAGTAACAAGGTCAAGATATGCACCGGCAGAGCAGCACTGAAAAGAAAGGACATAAATATAATATAATCTTGTTCTCCCTTAATGGATCCAACCAAAAAACAGGATAATTGTGATTGATCATATGCAAATATCTGAATATGTCATAGCAAAAATTGACTAGTCGTCCACTGCCAATCAATTTCGGCATGGGAAAGGATCACCAATGATCTACAGAAAAATTCTGATTGTATGTGTACATGTCCATGTAGTTAAACTGAATTGGGACAAAGAGTCAACACCAATTCAGATCCATCTCCCTGTAGGAGCTCAGAACATGAACAGCTGCTCAAATTCAGAAGTTTCATCAACGTAGGAACAGAACCAAATTGGACCCCTTTAACACAAAAAAACAGAACAGAAGTAAACACCTAATCCAGGCTaaaccgatcgatctcccaatcCAGATCCACTGGCATATTCATGGACGCATCAGAACCAGGAACACACGAGATCGATCAACAGAGAACACACACAAGAACGGAAGGAAATTCGGGCGCAAGGAAACCCAACAAACCAAGTCATCATCAGGACAGAAAAAGGGTCAGTTTTCGTCAACAAGAAACATTCAGCAGTTACCAACTTGACTTGGTTTCATTCAGTTCTCGTTTTACCCCAATACTCGATCGGGATTCCCAGCTAAAAAAGACGAAGCACAAAACAAGGTGGAAACCAAGAGCAATCCATCCACAGAACTCGGAACACTTGCAGCCGGTGGAAAAAAACACAAACATTGGGCATTGACGATCCAAAGCCATCAAAGGCCGGGAAATGGCTGCGTGCAGAAACAACAAGAGCAGTCCGGAGAGAAACAGATTGGTACATCGAACTGGAAACGGGCAGCGGGCAGCCCGGATTGGGATCAGGAAGTGCAGGGGATCCATCCGATCCTCGCCGGACAATCCCATCAAGATGCAGAAATTAAACGGGGAAGTAATCCAGTCGTCACCAACCTGCGGCAGAGCTGTGGGTGGATGCGGCTTGGCCAATCCCAGGAACGGGAGAGGAGAGGAAGCAAGGCAACCTCGGTATGGTGAGTGCgaatcctcctcctcctctgatAGATTAATCCCCAATTGGGTTGCTCCTCCAACCCAACCCAATTGGGATTAAGCCGCGGGGGCGAGGgcagagggagggagggaggagacAGGCAGCACTTGTTTCTGGTAAAAGGAAAAAAGGGAAATAAAACCGAGCTGCGGAGAAATCACCACCACCGAACCCCAAGAATAGAAAGCGAGGAGATTTGGAAGGAGCAATAGTGGAGAGAAATTTGGAGACTGATCGGCGACCAACCTGGGAGGAGGGGCGGAGGAGGATTAAATCAGTAATCGCTGGGGCGGTTACGGGGCGAATGAGGTGGATGGATGGACGGAGGGAGGGCCAGCCGGGCCTCCCCTTGGAACTGGCGTGCTTTCTTGCTGCTTGCTGATGGTTGTTCTTTCCTTCTGTTGTGTTCTTGGCTCTTGTTTCCTCCCTCCTTCTCTACATTTTTTTTCTGATTATTTTATGCCTCCTTAAAATAGGTTACTTTTTGAGCATTGGCTAATGGAGATGTTTGATGTGAGCTGCCAATTGATGTCTTGACTAGCAATGTGCGCAACGGATCCAAAATAGAATAcatgttcacaaatttgaaaaaaaacactctagttttgatatacatatatcactaaAAAATATATtgtgtttcactcaaaatatactCCTCGGgttgttttgatgaggtgagagagggatgtggttggtttcaagatactaatgggttttctgcaaattggagcagaAGAGTGGGCTATTCTTGTAAAAAGGCCACAACTTAGCTCACAGTCGTTAGATGCACATCTAGtggtcagaaatgacggatgAAAGATACGCCATCATCatcaactgagtcttttataagagtagagaaaTGCCGAGGAATGGCACGAGTTGGGGAGTCTAGCTGAAGGTCCTGCATGTTGGGTCAGGTCACGAATTTGAAACATCTTACCATTGATTTTGTGAGAAACGACGTCGATGATGTGCTCTTTGCAATTCGCAAAGACCAGAATTTGTTGGCCTGGTTATGTGAAAGAGCAGGCTAAAAAAAATTTGTCTCGCTTCTCGAACGAGCAACTAGCTAAACTCGAAGAGCACAAAAGGCTGCATCACAGCCGAAGCCGAACACCTTGAGAGAACGACCATAATAtcatcatcccaactagatctaCGCACCATCCATCAAAAATGCCGATGAAATGACAAGTGGAAGGTGGGAACCATCCGAACCTGACCAAGAAAGACGTTGTTTAAGGGCCTGTTCGACAGCTCTCCGCTCCTGGAGCGGTCGGAGCGGGAGCGTCCCGGCGCCTATTTGCACGGAGTGGCCAAAGTGGCGCTCCGTGTACTCCTATATTTTGCGGAGCTAGATGATTGCCGAACAGGCCCTAAGAGGGGCTAGCGATGGAGTACATTGTGCCCCGAAGGTTCATGCCCACGCCTCACAGTAGTGACCACCGTCGAAGCAATGCAACCCCTTCCCGCCACGCGCGCGCACACAGCACTTACATAATTCATGGTAGCACATGGTATGTGTGCCTAGTAAATTAAGATTGAAATTAAAGGGGAGAAACAACAATTGCGTGATGGAAAAAATTATTATCACCAAGTGAAACACGCGTGAAGTGCTTTCGTGCAGTGTACTGCTACCCACCCAGGCCAAGGGTATGTATGCTTCACGTTCTCCTGGGAGAATTGGCGACGAGAACAATGCTGCATCTCGCTAGCGAGGTTGCTTTCTGGTGTGATAATTGTGCGACAGCTTTCCTCGTTGGTGTGTTTAAGCTAAGCTAATATTATCATCTGATGCTTCATCCTAATCCTAATTTAAGACAAGAAAACAAGTCTACAACAACACCAGGCTGGTTTAGCGTCTTGCAGGTTATTGCTACTTTCTTTCTGATGAATTGTTTCTGGAGAAGTACTTCGGTACAACCCCCCTCCCCCTAAAACGTATATTGGGTAGGATGGTCGTTTCATCTTTGATATAGGAATACCCACCCGTCGCCGTACGTCCACCCGCGTTGCCGTACACCTGTCTGTGTATGCCGCACCCGTCGTCCGTACACTAGC
Above is a window of Triticum urartu cultivar G1812 unplaced genomic scaffold, Tu2.1 TuUngrouped_contig_6131, whole genome shotgun sequence DNA encoding:
- the LOC125530186 gene encoding uncharacterized protein LOC125530186 (The sequence of the model RefSeq protein was modified relative to this genomic sequence to represent the inferred CDS: added 364 bases not found in genome assembly), with translation MKLKNSFREADPVTVQRGYGFRPNQPAVVHQTRCRWIIGDVTEVFDHNTWKLGKIAKIVKNDYFVIRLADCIQLKEFHISSLRVPQPQDAPTAPPYGKQFPAADNKVSNIHYQAVEAFAAFKEEKCSSVEVTRSSGKKRKSSEVLDFSPQPSQRRLFQVAREEAAATECSVASCSAANDDAGGVGVSSGRHGGCCSVGRGDAQSRVVAASPRAAWSSSDSDGALSDGGPAGVDVHELELEAYRSTVRALHASGPLTWEQESLLTNLRLSLNISNEEHLLQLRRRQSQS